In Longimicrobiaceae bacterium, the genomic window CTGCTCGGCGCCCCGGTCGCGCTCGTGAACCTGGTGGACGACCGGCGGCAGTTCTCCAAGAGCTGCGTGGTTCCCGCCGGCTGGCCGCCTTCCCGCGGCGCCTCGCTGGACGACTCGTTCTGCCGCTGGACGGTGGAGCTCGGCGAGCCGGTCGCCATCGAGGACACACGGCTGGACGAGCGAGTCGCGTCCAGCGCCTTCGTGCGGGAGATGGGGCTGATCGCGTACCTGGGCGTGCCCATCGCCATTGCCGGCCAGGTCATCGGCACCCTGTGCGTGGCGGGCTTCGAGCCGCGCCGGTGGACGCCGCAAGAGGTGGACGGACTGCGCGACCTGGCCGCTACCGTGGTCACAGAGATCGAGCTGCGGCGCGACATCACCGTGCGCCGGCAGGTGGAGCGGCTGAAGGACGAGTTCGTCTCCATCGTCGCGCACGAGCTGCGCACCCCGCTCACCTCCATCCGCGGCAGCCTGGGGCTGCTCGCTACGGGCAGGCTGGGCACGCTCTCGCCGCAGGGCCAGCGCATGCTGGAGATCGCCGCCGAGAACTCCGCGCGGCTGGTGCGGCTGGTCAACGACATGCTGGACCTGGAGCGGCTGGAGTCCGGCGCCGTGGAGCCCGAGCGCCGCCGCGTCACCGCCGACGAGCTGGTGAGCATGGCCGTGGAGGCCGTGGCCGACGTCGCCGTGCCCGCCGGGGTGCAGCTCGCCGCCGCGGTGGAGCCGGGCGTGGAGATGTGGGTCGACCCGGACCGCATCGTCCAGGTGCTCATCAACCTGCTCTCCAACGCCATCAAGTTCTCGCCCGCGGGCGCGCTGGTGGACGTGGCCGCCGAGCCGCGCGGCACCGACGTGATCTTCCGGGTACGCGACCGCGGCCGCGGCATCCCGGCCGACGCCGTGAGCACCATCTTCGAGCGCTTCCGCCAGGTGGACAGCTCCGACGCGCGCGACAAGGGCGGCACCGGCCTGGGGTTGCCCATCTCGCGCAGCATCGTGCAGCAGCACGGCGGGCGCATCTGGGCAGCCAGCCAGGTGGGCGCCGGCAGCACCTTCTTCTTCACCGTCCAGCGCAGCGGCCCCGGCTGATCGAAAGCCGCCTCGCAACGCCGCCGGCAGCGGGTGTCCAGCGGGCGGCGCCGCATGGGACGGAGCACCCGACGAACCGGCGAAGCGACCGGTGAGCAACGTAAATACAGAGCCTCCGATGCGGTCGTGCATCGGAGGCTCTGTCGCGTCGCTCGCAGCCGGGTGCGTCACCGCGCGGAATCCGGGGGAGCGGAGGGGAGATACGGGCGGGTTGTCCTGGCGACGGTGCGCCCGTTGCGCGAGAGCGGCACACCGCCTCCGATGCACGGTAAGCCTCGCCGAATCTTTACCACACGTTTTCACCGCTCAGGCCAGGCCGGGCACCGTCACCGTACGCCGTTACGCAGCCGCCCGATCCGAGAGGACGGATCGGGCGGCTTTGGCTTTCACGGTGCGAGGCGGCCGGCACCGTTCAACGGTAGATAGTCAGCAGCGTGACCCAGAGGATGAACCCGACGGCCGTCGCTGCGCCGATCCACTGGTCCCAGCGGTTCGCGCGCTCCTCGCCGACGCGCTCCGACGCGCGGTACACGACGGCCGACGTGAGGATGGAGAGCGAGACCACGGCCATGCTCGCCACGTGCAGCTTGTCCGCCAGCGTGAACTGCGCGGTGGGCGGAAGGCTCTGCGCCACCACTAGATACGACGATACCACGCCGAAGATGGCCGCCACGCCCACGCCCAGCCGCGCCTCCACGTGCGCGGGCGAGAGCAGCGACGCCAGCAGCCCGATCGCCACCGAGATGAAGAGCACGAGGAAGCTCTTCAGGTAAACGTTCGCCTCCTCGTGGTGGATGGGGACCGTCACGATGATGCGCGAGTACGGCGAGCGGGCGTGCGGCGGGCGCTCCAGGAAGCCCAGGTTGGTCCGGTAGACGTGCGTGACTGTGTCGATGTGAGCCTCTCCCACCACCCACCCCGGGATGGAGATGTCGTGCTCGCGCGCCGTCTCCTCCTGGTCGGGCACGTAGCGCAGCGAGTCCGTCATCAGCGCCTGGTCCTCGACCTCGATGGTTAGATTGTGCGAGTCCAGGGGGTATTTCTCCAGGTCCAGGTCCGCGTGGAAGCGGTGCTGGCAGCGGTACACCTGGTAGTGGGCGTCGCCCTTGCGCGTCTCCAGGCCCAGGTTGCACGACAGCTTGTTGCCGTTCATGATCTCGAACTTCGACGGGTCCGCCTTCCCCGACCACCGCAGCCAGATGTAGTAGTCCGCCACGTACGTCCCCGACTTGATGTCGAAGTCCGTCAGGTCCACGATGTAGGCCCCGACCGTGACCATCGCCGGCCCCACTGGAACGGCTGTGACGGTGGGGGCTGCGGACGCGCGCGTCTGGGCGAGCGCCGGCGACGCGGCGAGGACGACCAGACC contains:
- a CDS encoding ATP-binding protein, with amino-acid sequence MVAEPYHTPDSPTALESPTRLAALAGTALLDSPPEESFDRVTRLAAALLGAPVALVNLVDDRRQFSKSCVVPAGWPPSRGASLDDSFCRWTVELGEPVAIEDTRLDERVASSAFVREMGLIAYLGVPIAIAGQVIGTLCVAGFEPRRWTPQEVDGLRDLAATVVTEIELRRDITVRRQVERLKDEFVSIVAHELRTPLTSIRGSLGLLATGRLGTLSPQGQRMLEIAAENSARLVRLVNDMLDLERLESGAVEPERRRVTADELVSMAVEAVADVAVPAGVQLAAAVEPGVEMWVDPDRIVQVLINLLSNAIKFSPAGALVDVAAEPRGTDVIFRVRDRGRGIPADAVSTIFERFRQVDSSDARDKGGTGLGLPISRSIVQQHGGRIWAASQVGAGSTFFFTVQRSGPG